The nucleotide window CATCGTGCATTTAGCTCATATTAGCTAGTTCCAAGCGATCGCATTTTCGGCATATGTACCCAGAGGCGTGCTTACCATGGTTTTGACAAGGCTTCTGCCTTAGGCCCTTGCAAAATGTACAATTTTTAGGGCTcctaatttcataaaattattggTAGAGctaaatgtatagttttaggTAGATTTTGACATGATTCTGAATTTGACTTTTGTTTTCGATGAATGTTTTTATTCTAATAAATTTCAAGATGTGTTATAACTAAAATGGAAAGAATTGATTAAAGAACTGACATGGTATAACTCACAGTTCTGATTTTAGTTTTGCTTTTGTTACttattataatctattttttttttaccaaaagttAGCTAAAATGTATGTTAAAacgaattatttattttttctataaattatttcatCAAACTATcataatgtataaataaaaatataatttttatctaTCATCATTTTTTAAACGACAAAATGTTCTATACTTTATCtaccattattttaaatttatgataaaatagTTTTGTAAGCcatgatataaaattttataaatgactTATAAGACATATATGGACATTATAAGacattaataattataataatatgttatatacaaataaaatgttttacataaaaatattatatcattttatCTAAAAATACCGGTTTTCTACTTATCATTTTAACCTTtacttttaaattataaattaaaaaaagattatatttcttattacatattataaaaatttatttttaaattcatcTTGAGCCCCCAAAAATTCTCGCACGGCACTGTATGTACATTTAGAATATTTGATGCAATAAGTCAGTCACCATAAGAAGATCCTGGTTGGGTTTGATACCAGGTGTCACTATCTAATTcattaatatgaaattttgaatattttgtttaaatatatcacataaaaatatcaatcaatcgatgtcaaaaaaaaaacatcaatcaAAGTCAAATTATAGAAACTATACAGtaatagttgacaaaaaaaactatacagtaatatagaattaaaaaaatctaaataacgTTTTTAGAAACAGCTTATTATACAATTAACTAGTGTATGTTAGATGATATTTTCCGCTACTCAGCGaatactttgattttttttttccgtcaattttaattaaaaataaacaggCCGAGGCCCAACATTTCCCGTCAATTACAAAGCTTAAAGCCCACATAAAAAGGCAAAAAATACAACAAAAGGCCTAAGGCCCAAACAGCTGGAACCGAACCACCTGCTTGCGACCCAAAACCGAAAGGGGTCGGACACGTGCGCATCTACGCGATCTCACCCTGTCCACCGCAACTTGATCGACGCCGCTTCGAAAGCGGCCACACTGTAACCGACGTTTCACCGGAGCTTGTAATACCGCCGAGCCTCCATAGAAAACAACTCAACGAACTCATTCCGAGCCCCCATGCACCCTCCCCAAAAGAGCGGCACCACAAATCATCTCACTCCATTCACGCTTTGTCTAAAGATCGGAGAGTTCCATCGATTAAATCGAGATCTCATCCAGAAAAGTGAAGCCGCGAACCACAGGAGCCAAGAACCAAGAACACAACCAAACAGACCAGAAAACGGGAACAAACCCTACCTCACGACAAGAAACCTAAAGCCGGCGACGCAAGACTATGGAAGCCTTCACTCCCCGGAAACAGAGCCGGCGATGGCTGAGCTGCGGAAGCCCCTACCTCCCGGAGACTAGGACCGGCGGCGACGGATCTGTATAAGCATCCATCTCCCGGATTGAAACTAAAAACTGACATGCCGACTTCACCATGCTGTGACCCTCCACACGCCCGCGTCGTTACTCCAACCGGTTATCCACCATCGCTGTCGGTACTTCACGAGATGACAACGACGATTGGGGACTTAGCCAGAGCTCGGACAAGGCGGTCGGGGAAGGCAGACCAGTAGAAGCGGAGGAAGAACATCTTGGCGAAGGACAGAGggctccggcgacggcacgctcgctcacgcgccggccgtcCACCGGACCCAAGGTagatctactttctctctctctttctctctctctgataGTTTGGGACAGGTACTCGAATACTTTGATTTCTCTATGTATATTTTTCTTCcctttattaaatttataaagatTCTCAACTTATTTACACACATGTACCATTTGTGCCTAAATTTGTTTCTATATCTTCGTGCATATCTTCTTATTAATGTTTTCAATTCCTATTTCCCATTCTAATTTTCTACTTTTCTACAACttttttatagtaaaaatatatcCCTACAACATTTTGTACATTAAGAATACATGaagtattaaatatttttttaaaaaaatcatcaagaaataataactatatttttaaactagaattaatttgatttgacagcctaaaacacaaaaatagttaaaaattcAGCGGACAAATATTTCTTATGTTTAgattttttcacaaaaatagatgTGAATgcttttacaaatttattattagtaataataaatagtaatttttaaaaagataattaaatTTAAGGTAATTCTCTTAAATATACCattaattttcaagttttggtcacaaaaatagactacaaggaaaaaaatgaccaaaatatttcatttaataggtaaaaggacctaataccctagatatataaaaataaaaataaaaaaataaaaaaatatttttttatagttttagattatatgttttcaaattcgaactttttttaaaaaattttagtttcaatttttttttccaatttttaaaaaagtaatttgaaaatactttttgaaactatttttaaaatttttatttttaattttttaatatttattttttattctataaaattttaaatctcaatctCAAATCCCTACCcattaactctaaaccttaaggtttggattagttaaccttaggagtataagtgtatatttacatttttaataaaatattttgattattttgatctttagaatctatatttgtgacataaacttttttagTGATATTATAAGTATTTCTTTATTGAGTTATTAGTGGttgaatctatactatactaaaaggaggatAATCTCCAATTCTAGCATGTCCACGTCAGCATAAATAATCATTCAATCAGAACATTTCGTTTTTGGGCTGGGCTTTAAAATTTTTCTGAATTAACTTATGTGTGGGTTTCTTTTGATTTGGGATTGGGCTTTTAGATCATCTAATAATTAGATCTAGGTCTACGACGTGGAGCTGAAGTCGCCCGTGTCTCTTCTCGCCTcctctaccacttcatcttctctcttctcctctGCCACTTCGACTTCTCCCCGTAGACCATTTCGACTGAGTTTTAATCGATCCATCAATACTACTTCTTTATGGTTTCACTCAAGCTCCTTTTTTTCCTCTTTCTTTATATACTGCTCCATTCCTATTTCTTCTATCAATTTTCTCTTACACTCCTTTAATTTTAATTGATATGATCGTTCTGACTCCCCATGTCTCTCCTCCTATATAAAAACCTTTTCCGACCTCCAAGCTCATTCAACAACATCCATAAAATGTCCTCCTGCAACGCAAACTCAACCGGCAAAATCTTTAGCCAAATCTCCGGCGGCTCTATTTTTCAACGCCATAACACCAGGACTCTCTGACTCAGAGTTACGCTTCAGTTTATTCCACTTATGGGAATCAAGAAACAAGGAGGAGAAGCATGCCATGTGGGATTAAAAAATCATCCAATCAAGACAAGTTTTTTGACACGTCAGATAGGCTTCGCCGCGTGGACTTAGTGATTCCGCTTAAGCCCAAATCGATCAATTTTCTTTTCTGTGTTGGCTTCTATATTTGGGCTTAAATTAGATTGTTATTGCCCAAATGGACCCTACTCAAAACACAAAACCTACGACAGAATAATTGATCGTATCTACCACTTCGTCTTCTCCGACTGAAAATCACACAAACTCAGATCTAATCGACCCACTTCTAAACAATCAATTCTCAACTTTACTCATGCCACTTCTAAACTCAGATCAAGTAGGTATGATCTTTTACTCATTAACATAACTCTATACTGTTTTCTCCgtgttttataaataaacaataaacATCAAATATTAATTCTCAAATCGTTgcatcaaatatttataataaactaaatatgtaaaacataaacattttaatgttgttttatttaaataaatatataaaactaaatatgttataataaacatttttaaatgttgttttatttaaatcaatgaGTATTTAAATCAGCTTtactaattataatttaaaaaaaaacagattctaatcataagaaaaaatatataatatagatatataaaaatatgtgatGCTGAGATTAATAATAATGTGATGCtgagattaataatatattttataatatgttttacataattattttattataaaatatattattaatctcaACATCACATATTTTCAgtgaatattataaaatattaaatgagAGACATATAAAAACATACACATGATATAAATAAcacatataacaaaaaaaatatgtgatgttgagattaataatatattttataataaactatatatgtaaaaatatttttgagaatAACTTAGgtttaaaaaattctttattaATTTCACATTGTTCATTATTCCATACATATTTTAGATAGTAGAAGACAACAAATTGTGAGTTTTACTCATTTTAattcaatttattatttatattttataacatagatataatatattgtaatatacatataaaatatatgttatttgtaTATAGCCCCGGGTGTAGCCCGGGCAAAATCTCTAGTTCtattagaaatttaaaataataaaatataagagATTTATGATAGAAATTTAATGTActtgtataaaaaataataatttgtgaAAGGGAGAGAATATAAATTGGAACCACAACATTTCCTAGTCTGCGATCAAAAGCTCAcattgagaaagagagaagtgGAGAAGTCTttcacagcaaaaaaaaaaaaaagtaaaaaccccaccggagaaaaagaagaagatgtcgtGGCAATCGTACGTTGATGACCACCTTATGTGCGATGTCGAAGGCAACCACCTCACCGCCGCCGCTATTCTCGGTCAAGACGGCAGTGTCTGGGCTCAGAGCGCCAATTTCCCTCaggtttctctctcttctctgatCATTGGGGTCAGATTCAGCCGTCTTTTCCGTGATTTTAGATCTGAGAAATCTCGGATCTGATTTCGATTTCACCATCTCCGGAACCTGATGAGAAAATCGATCTGCTTTTCTGGATCAGTAGATTGAGTTCAACATAGGGATCCCCATGTGTTTATCTGATAATCTAATGTGTGTTTACAGTTGAAGCCTGAAGAGATCAAAGGAATCACCACGGACTTCGAGGAGCCTGGGTTCCTTGCCCCAACCGGTCTATTTCTCGGTGGAGCCAAGTACATGGTTATTCAAGGTGAACCAGGAGCTGTCATCCGAGGCAAGAAGGTAACATTATTCTTATCTAATTGCTTGTACATCTTATGATAGGAATCAGAATTCATTTTACAATAATGTGAATCTCTATGCAGGGACCTGGAGGCGTTACTATCAAGAAGACGACTCAAGCCTTGGTCATTGGCATCTACGAGGAGCCCATGACTGGAGGGCAGTGCAACTTGGTTGTGGAAAGGCTCGGGGATTACCTCATCGAGTCTGACCTCTAAATTTTCAGTTTCAAAGTCttctttttaactaaaaaatgcTCTTTGTCATTGTGATTGAATCGTTGTGCTATCAAAACGCAAATCAATTTGAAGCCTTGGAACCAATATCTTGTTGTTGGTCTTTGTTACTGGGTTTGTGTCTCTTATGTAATGGCATTTG belongs to Brassica rapa cultivar Chiifu-401-42 chromosome A07, CAAS_Brap_v3.01, whole genome shotgun sequence and includes:
- the LOC103828281 gene encoding profilin-1; its protein translation is MSWQSYVDDHLMCDVEGNHLTAAAILGQDGSVWAQSANFPQLKPEEIKGITTDFEEPGFLAPTGLFLGGAKYMVIQGEPGAVIRGKKGPGGVTIKKTTQALVIGIYEEPMTGGQCNLVVERLGDYLIESDL